Proteins co-encoded in one Astyanax mexicanus isolate ESR-SI-001 chromosome 1, AstMex3_surface, whole genome shotgun sequence genomic window:
- the LOC103025937 gene encoding carbohydrate sulfotransferase 12, whose amino-acid sequence MKKLVQLFFILFLGCIILMFYINSSFKAKHEHSQPQRETVNSSYFVSDEEMNEEDEWAVDTELEIRKCEKKIHSTPIPLELKYRQYARKKRIHDLCDNNGTLGINEKWHSVDEVPNSELSNLLVDDRHGIIYCYVPKVACSEWKRIMIVLSESLKVDGVPYRHPSDIPEEQIHGNTTQYLNQYPREVMKHKLQHYKKFMFVRDPFVRLISAFRDKFLKENQPFYKYVAVKILKKFSKVHKPPKTAKEAFTAGIVPSFLNFIQYILSLPEENYTLLDEHWRQAAHLCHPCLIDYDFIGKMETVEQDAAQLLRMLQVDNIVQFPKSRSNKTDESWIKIWFPDIPTDWRRNLYKIYETDYILFGYRHPEDLLNE is encoded by the coding sequence ATGAAGAAATTAGTTcagcttttctttattttatttctgggGTGTATTATTCTCATGTTTTATATTAATTCTTCATTTAAAGCAAAACATGAACATTCTCAACCACAGCGGGAGACTGTCAACAGCAGCTACTTTGTGTCTGACGAGGAGATGAATGAAGAGGACGAATGGGCTGTGGATACAGAGCTGGAGATCAGGAAATGTGAGAAGAAGATTCACTCAACTCCGATTCCTCTGGAGCTCAAATACAGACAATACGCCAGAAAGAAGCGGATTCATGACCTGTGTGACAACAATGGTACCTTAGGCATCAATGAGAAATGGCACTCAGTGGATGAAGTCCCGAACTCTGAACTCAGCAACCTGCTTGTGGACGACCGGCATGGGATCATCTACTGCTATGTTCCAAAGGTTGCATGTTCCGAATGGAAGAGGATCATGATTGTTCTGAGTGAGAGTCTAAAGGTGGACGGCGTTCCCTACAGACACCCTTCAGACATCCCTGAGGAACAAATTCATGGCAACACCACACAGTATCTAAACCAGTATCCAAGAGAGGTGATGAAACACAAACTGCAGCACTACAAGAAGTTCATGTTTGTCAGAGATCCTTTCGTTAGACTGATTTCAGCCTTCAGAGACAAATTTCTAAAAGAAAACCAGCCATTTTATAAGTACGTTGCTGTCAAGATTTTGAAGAAATTCAGCAAAGTCCATAAACCACCAAAAACAGCGAAGGAGGCATTCACCGCTGGCATTGTGCCATCTTTCTTAAATTTCATCCAGTACATACTGAGCTTACCAGAAGAGAACTACACACTACTGGATGAGCACTGGAGACAAGCTGCTCACCTGTGTCACCCATGCTTGATCGATTATGACTTCATAGGAAAAATGGAGACTGTAGAACAAGATGCTGCTCAGCTTCTACGAATGCTTCAGGTCGACAATATCGTCCAGTTCCCAAAGAGCAGAAGCAACAAAACAGATGAAAGCTGGATAAAGATTTGGTTTCCTGATATTCCCACTGATTGGAGGAGGAACCTATACAAAATATATGAGACAGACTACATATTATTTGGATACAGACATCCTGAAGATCTTCTAAATGAATGA